Proteins encoded by one window of Streptomyces sp. NBC_01477:
- a CDS encoding glycoside hydrolase family 3 C-terminal domain-containing protein, with the protein MLQASYRTPPPLRRRRLTAAQSRLAAVIGFVLVVALALVGTPRIARAADPVLLSQGKPATASSAENAGTAASAAVDGDTGTRWSSAFTDPQWLQVDLGSSQPISKVVLNWEAAYATAFKIQTSANGTSWTDVYSTTTATGGTQTLNVTGTGRYVRMYGTARATAYGYSLWEFQVWGGSGGTQPTACGNTTAGVGKPATASSTENAGTPASAAFDGDPGTRWSSAAADPQWVQVDLGSSQQVCGVSLTWEAAYATAYQIQVSDNGSTWNTVYSTTAGPGGTETHSFTATGRYVRMYGTARATQYGYSLWDFTLLTPGDATTPPGGGTGDCPWVGSTAPVATRVSQLLAQMTQAQKIQMLHGNGATQPYIGDMSAIPSLCIPAMGFHDGPSGVGDGFGGVTQLPSAVSSAATWDTALQKSYGTVAGAEFAGKGADVALGPTMNIVRDPRWGRAFETYSEDPFLAGQMATASIQGLQSQGVMAEAKHVAVYNQETNRNGPQDNAIIDQRTLQEIYLPAFQAAVSKGASASVMCAYSTVNGVYACQNANLLNNALYQQAGFGGFVTSDWGGAHSTVDSANNGMTIEMPGGYFYADFLAQALANGTVSQATLNTMVSRVLTQMFAFGLFEKHKTGDRNSVVTTPAHQATARQVAEQGSVLLKNTGVLPLSTATTHSIAVIGPDGGAGVRSVGGGSATATSSGTVSPLTALQNRMGSASAVTYNDGTDINAAVTAARNANVAVVAVGYGENEGTDLTSIDLPDTQNQLITQVAAANPNTIVVLNTGSAVTMPWLGQVKGVIEEWYAGQEVGNSLAALLFGDVNPSGKLPVTFPASLNDVPAHTTAQWPGNGNVQYSEGLKVGYRWYDAQNITPLFPFGFGLSYTTFGFSGLQVGALDGSGNATVSATVTNTGTRAGAEIAQLYVGDPASTGEPAKQLKGFQRVDLQPGASAKVTFTVTAHDLAYWNTATSKWTTAAGGYQILVGDSSRNLPLTGTLNVATAMNANTVGAATTSAASVTVANPHGMSSPAGTPARLAVTAKATGGAAPVFTATGLPAGLSIGKDGVISGTPTAKGTSTVSVTASDGQGAADTAAFVWTVT; encoded by the coding sequence ATGCTGCAAGCCTCCTATCGCACTCCCCCGCCCCTACGACGACGGCGGCTGACCGCCGCCCAGTCGCGGCTCGCCGCCGTCATCGGCTTCGTCCTGGTCGTCGCGCTGGCCCTGGTCGGCACGCCCAGGATCGCCCGCGCCGCCGACCCGGTGCTGCTCTCGCAGGGCAAGCCGGCCACCGCCTCGTCCGCGGAGAACGCGGGCACCGCCGCTTCGGCGGCCGTCGACGGCGACACCGGCACCCGCTGGTCCAGCGCCTTCACCGACCCGCAGTGGCTCCAGGTCGACCTGGGCTCCTCGCAGCCGATCAGCAAGGTCGTGCTGAACTGGGAGGCCGCCTACGCCACGGCCTTCAAGATCCAGACCTCGGCGAACGGCACCAGCTGGACCGACGTCTACAGCACCACGACCGCCACCGGCGGCACCCAGACCCTGAACGTCACCGGCACCGGGCGCTACGTGCGGATGTACGGCACCGCGCGCGCCACCGCGTACGGCTACTCGCTGTGGGAGTTCCAGGTCTGGGGCGGCTCCGGCGGCACCCAGCCGACGGCCTGCGGCAACACCACCGCGGGCGTCGGCAAGCCCGCCACCGCCTCCTCCACGGAGAACGCCGGCACCCCCGCCTCCGCGGCCTTCGACGGCGACCCCGGCACCCGCTGGTCCAGCGCCGCCGCCGACCCGCAGTGGGTGCAGGTGGACCTCGGCTCCTCGCAGCAGGTCTGCGGGGTGAGCCTGACCTGGGAGGCCGCCTACGCGACGGCCTACCAGATCCAGGTCTCGGACAACGGCAGCACGTGGAACACCGTCTACTCCACGACGGCGGGCCCCGGCGGCACCGAGACGCACTCCTTCACCGCGACCGGCCGCTACGTGCGGATGTACGGCACCGCGCGCGCCACCCAGTACGGCTACTCGCTGTGGGACTTCACCCTGCTCACCCCGGGCGACGCCACGACCCCGCCGGGCGGCGGCACCGGTGACTGCCCGTGGGTCGGCTCGACCGCCCCGGTGGCCACCCGGGTCTCCCAGCTGCTGGCGCAGATGACGCAGGCGCAGAAGATCCAGATGCTGCACGGCAACGGCGCCACCCAGCCGTACATCGGCGACATGTCGGCGATCCCCTCGCTGTGCATCCCGGCGATGGGCTTCCACGACGGCCCGAGCGGGGTCGGCGACGGCTTCGGCGGGGTCACCCAGCTGCCGTCCGCGGTGTCGTCCGCGGCGACCTGGGACACCGCTCTCCAGAAGAGCTACGGCACGGTCGCCGGCGCCGAATTCGCCGGCAAGGGCGCGGATGTGGCGCTCGGCCCGACGATGAACATCGTGCGTGACCCGCGCTGGGGCCGGGCCTTCGAGACCTACAGCGAGGACCCCTTCCTGGCCGGCCAGATGGCCACCGCGAGCATCCAGGGCCTGCAGAGCCAGGGCGTGATGGCCGAGGCCAAGCACGTGGCGGTCTACAACCAGGAGACCAACCGCAACGGGCCGCAGGACAACGCGATCATCGACCAGCGCACCTTGCAGGAGATCTACCTCCCGGCCTTCCAGGCGGCGGTGAGCAAGGGCGCGTCGGCCTCGGTGATGTGCGCCTACTCCACCGTCAACGGGGTCTACGCGTGCCAGAACGCCAACCTGCTGAACAACGCGCTCTACCAGCAGGCCGGCTTCGGCGGCTTCGTCACCAGCGACTGGGGCGGCGCGCACTCCACGGTCGACTCGGCGAACAACGGCATGACCATCGAGATGCCGGGCGGCTACTTCTACGCCGACTTCCTGGCCCAGGCACTCGCCAACGGCACCGTCAGCCAGGCGACGCTGAACACCATGGTCAGCCGGGTGCTCACCCAGATGTTCGCCTTCGGCCTGTTCGAGAAGCACAAGACCGGTGACCGCAACTCCGTGGTGACCACCCCGGCGCACCAGGCGACGGCCCGCCAGGTCGCCGAGCAGGGCAGCGTCCTGCTCAAGAACACCGGTGTGCTGCCGCTGTCCACGGCCACCACCCACTCCATCGCGGTGATCGGCCCCGACGGCGGCGCCGGCGTGCGCAGTGTCGGCGGCGGCAGCGCCACGGCGACGAGTTCGGGTACGGTCTCGCCGCTGACCGCGCTGCAGAACCGGATGGGCTCGGCCAGCGCCGTCACCTACAACGACGGCACCGACATCAACGCGGCCGTGACCGCGGCCCGCAACGCCAATGTCGCCGTCGTCGCGGTCGGTTACGGCGAGAACGAGGGCACCGACCTGACCAGCATCGACCTGCCCGACACGCAGAACCAGCTGATCACGCAGGTGGCCGCGGCCAACCCGAACACCATCGTGGTGCTCAACACCGGCTCCGCGGTCACCATGCCGTGGCTCGGGCAGGTCAAGGGCGTGATCGAGGAGTGGTACGCGGGCCAGGAGGTCGGCAACTCCCTCGCCGCGCTGCTGTTCGGCGACGTCAACCCGTCGGGCAAGCTGCCGGTCACCTTCCCCGCGTCCCTCAACGACGTGCCGGCGCACACCACGGCGCAGTGGCCGGGCAACGGCAATGTGCAGTACAGCGAGGGCCTCAAGGTCGGCTACCGCTGGTACGACGCGCAGAACATCACCCCGCTGTTCCCGTTCGGGTTCGGCCTGTCCTACACCACCTTCGGATTCTCCGGGCTCCAGGTGGGGGCGCTGGACGGCAGCGGCAACGCCACGGTGAGCGCGACCGTCACCAACACCGGCACCCGGGCGGGCGCCGAGATCGCCCAGCTGTACGTCGGCGACCCGGCCTCCACGGGCGAACCCGCCAAGCAGCTCAAGGGCTTCCAGCGGGTGGACCTGCAGCCGGGGGCGAGTGCGAAGGTGACCTTCACGGTGACCGCGCACGACCTGGCCTACTGGAACACCGCCACGAGCAAGTGGACGACGGCGGCGGGCGGTTACCAGATCCTGGTCGGCGACTCGTCCCGGAACCTGCCGCTCACCGGGACGCTGAACGTGGCGACCGCGATGAACGCGAACACCGTCGGCGCGGCGACCACCTCGGCGGCCTCGGTCACCGTGGCCAACCCGCACGGCATGAGCAGCCCGGCGGGCACCCCGGCGCGGCTCGCGGTCACCGCGAAGGCGACGGGCGGCGCCGCCCCGGTCTTCACCGCGACCGGGCTGCCGGCCGGGCTGAGCATCGGCAAGGACGGGGTGATCTCGGGCACCCCGACGGCGAAGGGGACCAGCACGGTCAGTGTGACGGCCTCGGACGGGCAGGGCGCGGCCGACACCGCGGCCTTCGTCTGGACGGTCACCTGA
- a CDS encoding discoidin domain-containing protein, whose amino-acid sequence MAAVLAAFALAVTQSPAKAAGTLLSQGRTATSSSTENAGTPASAAVDGNTGTRWSSAATDPQWLQVDLGATDTISSVTLNWETAYAKAFKIQTSADGTNWTDIYSTTTATGGNQTLTVNGSGRYVRLYGTVRATQYGYSLWEFQVYGSTGAGNSACGTVNAALNKTATASSTENAGTPASSAVDGNNGTRWSSAAADPQWLQVDLGSSQNICGVQLSWENAYAKAYQIQVSANGTDWTNAYSTTTGPGATELITLTGTGRYIRVYGTQRATAYGYSLWEFQVFTGGSGTGGTTTGGGTGGTTTPPPTGAKLLSYNKPATASTYQDANSCTGCTPSKAFDEDPATRWATSDSNGWVDPGWIAVDLGATAHISQVVLQWDPAYAVAYQIQTSADGTNWTSIYSTTTGKGFKETLNVDGNGRYVRMYGTARSNGYGYSLWTFDVYGTGGNPTAPPAAPPNPGNPEHLVWSDEFNGAAGTKPDTGKWTQDTGNGQNGELETYTNGDNTTMDGAGNLVIEARKEANGQYTSGRINTSDHFNFTYGHVEARIKVSGTQGLWPAFWMLGSNFKTGTPWPNSGEIDIMEHVGKVADSVYSTLHAPAYNGGNGYGSPYTLAGSDFASDFHTYAVDWDSTHMTFSVDGHAFFTADKATVEATRGPWVYDHPFYIILNNAVGGDWPGAPDASTVFPQRMLIDYVRVSQ is encoded by the coding sequence ATCGCGGCCGTGCTCGCGGCGTTCGCCCTCGCGGTCACCCAGAGCCCGGCCAAGGCCGCGGGCACCCTGCTCTCGCAGGGCAGAACCGCCACCTCCTCCTCCACGGAGAACGCCGGGACCCCCGCCTCGGCCGCCGTCGACGGCAACACCGGCACCCGCTGGTCCAGCGCCGCCACCGACCCGCAGTGGCTCCAGGTCGACCTCGGCGCCACCGACACCATCTCGTCGGTCACCCTCAACTGGGAGACCGCCTACGCCAAGGCCTTCAAGATCCAGACCTCGGCGGACGGCACCAACTGGACCGACATCTACTCCACCACGACCGCCACCGGCGGCAACCAGACGCTCACCGTAAACGGTTCCGGGCGCTATGTCCGGTTGTACGGAACGGTCCGCGCCACCCAGTACGGCTACTCGCTGTGGGAGTTCCAGGTCTACGGCAGCACGGGCGCCGGCAACTCCGCCTGCGGCACCGTCAACGCGGCGCTGAACAAGACCGCCACGGCCTCCTCCACCGAGAACGCCGGCACCCCGGCCTCCTCCGCGGTGGACGGCAACAACGGCACCCGCTGGTCCAGCGCCGCGGCCGACCCGCAGTGGCTCCAGGTCGACCTCGGCTCCTCGCAGAACATCTGCGGCGTCCAGCTCAGCTGGGAGAACGCCTACGCCAAGGCCTACCAGATCCAGGTCTCGGCCAACGGCACCGACTGGACCAACGCCTACTCCACCACCACGGGCCCCGGCGCCACCGAGCTGATCACGCTGACCGGCACCGGCCGCTACATCCGGGTCTACGGCACCCAGCGCGCCACCGCCTACGGCTACTCGCTGTGGGAGTTCCAGGTCTTCACCGGCGGCAGCGGCACCGGCGGCACCACCACCGGCGGCGGCACGGGCGGCACCACCACCCCGCCGCCCACCGGCGCGAAGCTGCTGTCGTACAACAAGCCCGCCACCGCCTCGACGTACCAGGACGCCAACAGCTGCACCGGCTGCACGCCGTCCAAGGCCTTCGACGAGGACCCGGCGACCCGCTGGGCGACCAGTGACTCCAACGGCTGGGTCGACCCGGGCTGGATCGCGGTGGACCTCGGCGCGACCGCGCACATCAGCCAGGTCGTCCTGCAGTGGGACCCGGCCTACGCGGTCGCCTACCAGATCCAGACGTCGGCCGACGGCACCAACTGGACCAGCATCTACTCCACCACCACGGGCAAGGGCTTCAAGGAGACCCTGAACGTGGACGGCAACGGGCGCTACGTGCGGATGTACGGCACCGCGCGCAGCAACGGCTACGGCTACTCGCTGTGGACCTTCGACGTCTACGGCACCGGCGGCAACCCCACCGCGCCGCCCGCCGCGCCGCCGAACCCGGGCAACCCCGAACACCTGGTGTGGAGCGACGAGTTCAACGGCGCGGCCGGCACCAAGCCGGACACCGGCAAGTGGACCCAGGACACCGGCAACGGCCAGAACGGCGAGCTGGAGACCTACACCAACGGCGACAACACCACCATGGACGGCGCCGGCAACCTGGTCATCGAGGCCAGGAAGGAAGCCAACGGCCAGTACACCTCGGGCCGGATCAACACCTCCGACCACTTCAACTTCACCTACGGACACGTCGAGGCGCGGATCAAGGTGTCCGGCACGCAGGGCCTGTGGCCCGCGTTCTGGATGCTGGGGTCCAACTTCAAGACCGGCACCCCGTGGCCGAACTCCGGCGAGATCGACATCATGGAGCACGTCGGCAAGGTCGCGGACTCGGTCTACTCCACGCTGCACGCCCCCGCCTACAACGGCGGCAACGGCTACGGGTCCCCCTACACCCTGGCCGGCTCCGACTTCGCGTCGGACTTCCACACCTACGCCGTGGACTGGGACTCCACCCACATGACCTTCTCGGTGGACGGCCACGCCTTCTTCACCGCCGACAAGGCGACGGTGGAGGCCACCCGGGGTCCGTGGGTGTACGACCACCCGTTCTACATCATCCTCAACAACGCGGTGGGCGGTGACTGGCCCGGCGCTCCGGACGCCAGCACGGTCTTCCCGCAGCGCATGCTGATCGACTACGTGCGCGTCTCGCAGTAA
- a CDS encoding FUSC family protein, giving the protein MPDVPEPMVKLVRWTAEPAAAQILRSTAAAVLSYVVALWLTPQPAPLTAPLTALLVVQVTLYSTLTTGINRVNAVIAGVLIAIGFSTLVGLSWWSLGLTILTSLVIGRFVRAGEFVIEVAISAMLVLGVTRVANTAWDRIFETLIGAAVGLLFNLLFAPPVWVQSAGGSIESLARRMGGLFRDMGGEVAGHLPVERAASRLHEARRVDHAIVEVDASLRQAEDSLRWNPRVREGALSRIVLRTGLDTLEICAVVLRVMSRTLTDLAKQRTDEELFPDDVAGELEILFDHVAYAIESFAVLITSQVSANAQTAEDRLAQALTDSALSRDRIADMLLLKVQEHPRQWQLHGALLAEVDRILDELAVEKRSERLVEELDRYGSEASERHPRLQMIKRRLGDSGVYRRSSRVVRGAFK; this is encoded by the coding sequence ATGCCTGACGTACCAGAACCCATGGTCAAGCTCGTCCGCTGGACCGCGGAGCCCGCCGCCGCGCAGATTCTGCGGTCCACCGCGGCGGCCGTCCTCTCCTATGTGGTCGCCCTGTGGCTCACCCCGCAGCCGGCGCCGCTGACCGCGCCGCTCACCGCGCTGCTGGTGGTCCAGGTGACGCTGTACTCCACGCTCACCACCGGTATCAACCGGGTCAACGCGGTGATCGCCGGGGTGCTGATCGCCATCGGCTTCAGCACCCTGGTGGGGCTGAGCTGGTGGAGTCTCGGCCTGACGATCCTGACCTCGCTGGTGATCGGCCGCTTCGTGCGGGCCGGCGAGTTCGTGATCGAAGTGGCGATCAGCGCGATGCTGGTGCTCGGGGTGACCCGGGTCGCCAACACCGCCTGGGACCGGATCTTCGAGACGCTGATCGGTGCCGCGGTCGGGCTGCTGTTCAATCTGCTCTTCGCCCCGCCGGTCTGGGTGCAGTCCGCGGGCGGGTCGATCGAGTCACTGGCCCGCCGGATGGGCGGGCTCTTCAGGGACATGGGCGGCGAGGTCGCCGGGCACCTGCCGGTCGAGCGTGCCGCCTCCCGCTTGCACGAGGCGCGCCGCGTCGACCACGCCATTGTCGAAGTGGACGCCTCGCTCCGGCAGGCCGAGGACAGCCTGCGGTGGAATCCGCGGGTGCGTGAGGGAGCGCTCTCCCGGATCGTGCTGCGGACCGGTCTGGACACCCTGGAGATCTGCGCGGTGGTGCTCAGGGTGATGTCCCGTACGCTCACCGACCTCGCCAAGCAGCGCACCGACGAGGAGCTGTTCCCCGACGACGTGGCGGGCGAGCTGGAAATACTGTTCGATCATGTCGCGTATGCGATCGAGAGCTTCGCGGTCTTGATCACCAGTCAGGTTTCGGCCAACGCGCAGACCGCGGAGGACCGGCTCGCGCAGGCGCTCACCGACAGCGCGCTGAGCCGGGACCGGATCGCCGACATGCTGCTGCTCAAGGTGCAGGAGCACCCCCGGCAGTGGCAGCTGCACGGCGCCCTGCTGGCCGAGGTGGACCGGATCCTGGACGAGCTGGCGGTGGAGAAGCGCTCCGAGCGGCTGGTGGAGGAGCTGGACCGGTACGGCAGCGAGGCCAGTGAGCGGCACCCCCGGCTGCAGATGATCAAGCGCCGGCTGGGCGACAGCGGCGTCTACCGGCGCTCCTCCCGGGTGGTCCGCGGCGCCTTCAAGTAG
- a CDS encoding discoidin domain-containing protein: MRTKRSIPRLMAGVVATSLLVLGGSALPAMAAAVPDLAAGKAASASSTSGKNTADRLNDGDQSSYWESSGSALPQWAQVNLGSSTLIDKVQLKVPASWSARTETLALQASDDGTLFSTVVGSAAYTFTPAKGNTVTISFPATKAHYLRADVSANSAGKTAQLSELTVQAAAAATDNLAAGKPTAESGHSDVYGSGNAVDGDANTYWESTNNAFPQWLRVDLGSAVPVNKVVLKLPPATSWATRTQTLAVQGSTNGTTFNDLVASTGYSFNPSSGNTVTITFNTATTRYVRLNITGNTGWPAGQISEFEVYGPATGDVTAPSAPANLAYTQPASGQVKLTWSAATDNVGVTGYDIYANGQLRTSVAGNVLTYTDSQPDTATVAYYVRAKDAAGNQSANSNTVTRTGTSGDTQAPTAPGNLAYTQPASGQIKLTWSASSDNTAVTGYEVFANGSKIATTNGSTLTYTDNQPATATVAYFVRAVDAAGNESGNSNTVTRNGTTPPTGGTNQAVGKPITATSTVQTFVAANANDDDLTTYWEGSGTSSLTVSLGSNVDTSSVVVKLNPSSAWGARTQTIEVQGREQSASGFTQLVAPKSYSFDPASGNSVSIPVTSRIADVRLVFSSNSGAGGGQVAEFQVIGVPGPNPDLTVTGLTASPAAPVETDPITLSATVKNAGTNASPATNVNLYLGTVKVGTANVGALAAGASSTVTANIGAKDAGSYQLTAKVDEANAVVEQNETNNTYTNPTALVVKPVDTSDLVASPVAWSPGNPSAGNNVAFSVAIKNQGTIASASGAHNVTLTVADATTGSVVKTLTGSYSGAIAAGATTSPVSLGSWTAVNGKYTVKTVIAADANELSIKQANNTSSQSLFVGRGANMPYDTYEAESGVLAGGATVLGPNRTIGDPAGEASGRKAVHLAANGASVEITTLNSTNTLVTRFNIPDGTDSTTLDIYVDGTFLKTITLTSKYEWLYGDEASPGNSPGAGAPRHIYDEANVLLGTTVPAGHKIRLQKDAANSAAYYNIDSIDLEQATAIANPDPTKYVVPAGFTQQDVQNALDTARQDTTKLGVYLPAGDYQTSSKFNVYGRAINVIGAGPWFSRFYTPTGQENTDSGFLASASGTKFSGFGIFGNYTSRIDGPGKPWDLTGVSNMTIDNVWIEHTIVGVWGTNVDNSTITNLRIRDTFADGVNLTNGSSGNTVSNIEARSTGDDSFALFPAIDHTNEQEVNNTFQNLTVKNVWRAAGVAVYGGGGNTFSNLYIADSLTYPGITIGSLAFGGIPALGFESTPQTTFSNISLARDGGHFWGQQAFPALWIFSAEFKLQGLRINNVDITDPTYAGVMFQTKWNGSTSLNPISDTVFTNLSVTGAHKSGDAFDAKSGFGLWANPQPEAGQGPAVGSVTINGLHESDNAVDIQNTTSTFTINVNN; encoded by the coding sequence ATGAGAACGAAGCGCTCGATTCCACGGCTGATGGCGGGGGTGGTCGCCACCAGCCTGCTGGTGCTGGGCGGTTCCGCCCTGCCCGCCATGGCCGCGGCCGTGCCGGACCTCGCCGCCGGCAAGGCGGCCTCGGCCAGCAGCACCAGCGGCAAGAACACCGCCGACCGGCTCAACGACGGCGACCAGAGCTCCTACTGGGAGAGTTCGGGCAGCGCCCTGCCCCAGTGGGCGCAGGTCAACCTGGGCAGCAGCACCCTGATCGACAAGGTGCAGCTCAAGGTGCCCGCCTCCTGGAGCGCGCGCACCGAGACGCTGGCGCTGCAGGCCAGTGACGACGGCACGCTGTTCTCCACGGTCGTCGGCTCGGCGGCCTATACCTTCACCCCCGCCAAGGGCAACACGGTCACGATCAGCTTCCCGGCCACCAAGGCGCACTACCTGCGCGCCGACGTGTCGGCGAACTCCGCGGGCAAGACCGCGCAGCTGTCCGAGCTGACCGTGCAGGCCGCCGCTGCCGCCACGGACAACCTGGCCGCCGGCAAGCCGACCGCCGAGTCCGGGCACTCCGACGTCTACGGCTCGGGCAACGCGGTCGACGGCGACGCCAACACCTACTGGGAGAGCACCAACAACGCCTTCCCGCAGTGGCTCAGGGTCGACCTCGGCTCCGCGGTGCCGGTCAACAAGGTGGTGCTGAAGCTCCCGCCCGCCACCTCGTGGGCGACCCGTACCCAGACGCTCGCCGTCCAGGGCAGCACCAACGGCACGACCTTCAACGACCTGGTCGCGTCCACGGGTTACTCCTTCAACCCGTCCAGCGGCAACACGGTGACCATCACCTTCAACACCGCCACCACCCGGTACGTCCGGCTGAACATCACCGGCAACACCGGCTGGCCGGCCGGCCAGATATCCGAGTTCGAGGTCTACGGCCCCGCCACCGGTGACGTCACCGCCCCCTCGGCGCCGGCGAACCTGGCCTACACCCAGCCCGCCTCCGGCCAGGTCAAGCTGACCTGGAGCGCGGCGACCGACAACGTCGGCGTCACGGGCTACGACATCTACGCCAACGGCCAGCTGCGCACCTCGGTCGCCGGCAATGTCCTCACCTACACCGACAGCCAGCCCGACACGGCGACGGTGGCGTACTACGTACGGGCCAAGGACGCCGCGGGCAACCAGTCGGCGAACAGCAACACCGTCACCCGTACCGGCACCTCCGGCGACACGCAGGCGCCCACCGCGCCCGGCAACCTCGCCTACACCCAGCCCGCCTCCGGCCAGATCAAGCTGACCTGGAGCGCGTCGAGCGACAACACGGCCGTCACCGGCTACGAGGTGTTCGCCAACGGCAGCAAGATCGCCACCACCAACGGCAGCACCCTCACCTACACCGACAACCAGCCGGCCACCGCCACCGTGGCGTACTTCGTCCGCGCGGTCGACGCGGCCGGCAACGAGTCGGGCAACAGCAACACGGTGACCCGCAACGGCACCACCCCGCCCACCGGCGGCACCAACCAGGCGGTCGGCAAGCCGATCACCGCCACCTCCACGGTGCAGACCTTCGTCGCGGCCAACGCCAACGACGACGACCTGACCACGTACTGGGAGGGCAGCGGCACCAGCTCGCTGACCGTCTCGCTGGGCTCGAACGTCGACACCAGCTCGGTCGTGGTCAAGCTCAACCCGAGCAGCGCCTGGGGCGCGCGCACCCAGACCATCGAGGTCCAGGGCCGCGAGCAGAGCGCGAGCGGCTTCACCCAGCTGGTCGCGCCGAAGAGCTACAGCTTCGACCCGGCCTCCGGCAACTCGGTGTCCATCCCGGTCACCTCGCGGATCGCCGACGTCCGGCTGGTCTTCAGCAGCAACTCGGGCGCCGGTGGCGGCCAGGTCGCTGAATTCCAGGTCATCGGCGTCCCCGGCCCGAACCCGGACCTCACCGTGACCGGCCTGACCGCGTCGCCCGCCGCCCCGGTGGAGACCGACCCGATCACGCTCAGCGCGACGGTGAAGAACGCCGGCACCAACGCCTCGCCGGCCACCAACGTCAACCTCTACCTCGGCACCGTCAAGGTCGGCACCGCGAACGTCGGCGCACTGGCCGCCGGCGCGAGCAGCACCGTGACGGCGAACATCGGCGCCAAGGACGCGGGCAGCTACCAGCTGACCGCCAAGGTCGACGAGGCCAACGCGGTCGTCGAGCAGAACGAGACCAACAACACCTACACCAACCCCACCGCTCTGGTGGTCAAGCCGGTCGACACCTCCGACCTGGTCGCCTCGCCGGTGGCCTGGTCGCCGGGCAACCCGTCGGCGGGCAACAACGTCGCCTTCTCGGTGGCGATCAAGAACCAGGGCACCATCGCCTCCGCGTCCGGCGCGCACAACGTCACGCTGACCGTCGCGGACGCCACCACCGGCAGCGTCGTCAAGACGCTCACCGGCTCCTACAGCGGCGCCATTGCGGCCGGGGCCACCACCAGCCCGGTCAGCCTGGGCAGCTGGACCGCGGTCAACGGCAAGTACACGGTCAAGACCGTGATCGCCGCGGACGCCAACGAGCTGTCGATCAAGCAGGCGAACAACACCAGCAGCCAGTCGCTCTTCGTGGGCCGCGGCGCCAACATGCCGTACGACACCTACGAGGCCGAGTCCGGTGTGCTGGCCGGCGGCGCGACGGTGCTCGGACCGAACCGCACCATCGGCGACCCCGCCGGTGAGGCGTCGGGCCGCAAGGCGGTGCACCTGGCCGCCAACGGTGCCTCGGTGGAGATCACCACGCTGAACAGCACCAACACGCTGGTGACCCGCTTCAACATCCCGGACGGCACCGACTCGACGACGCTCGACATCTACGTCGACGGCACCTTCCTGAAGACCATCACCCTCACCTCGAAGTACGAGTGGCTGTACGGCGACGAGGCCAGCCCCGGCAACTCGCCCGGCGCGGGCGCCCCGCGGCACATCTACGACGAGGCCAACGTGCTGCTCGGGACCACCGTCCCGGCCGGCCACAAGATCCGGCTGCAGAAGGACGCGGCCAACTCCGCGGCCTACTACAACATCGACTCCATCGACCTGGAGCAGGCGACCGCGATCGCCAACCCGGACCCGACCAAGTACGTCGTGCCGGCCGGCTTCACCCAGCAGGACGTGCAGAACGCGCTGGACACCGCACGGCAGGACACCACCAAGCTCGGCGTCTACCTGCCCGCCGGTGACTACCAGACCTCCAGCAAGTTCAACGTATACGGTCGCGCCATCAACGTGATCGGCGCCGGCCCCTGGTTCAGCCGCTTCTACACCCCGACCGGGCAGGAGAACACCGACTCCGGCTTCCTGGCGTCCGCCAGCGGCACCAAGTTCAGCGGCTTCGGGATCTTCGGCAACTACACCAGCCGCATCGACGGCCCCGGCAAGCCGTGGGACCTGACCGGTGTGTCGAACATGACCATCGACAACGTGTGGATCGAGCACACCATCGTCGGTGTCTGGGGCACCAACGTCGACAACTCGACCATCACCAACCTGCGGATCCGCGACACCTTCGCCGACGGCGTCAACCTGACCAACGGCAGCAGCGGCAACACGGTCAGCAACATCGAGGCCAGGAGCACCGGCGACGACAGCTTCGCGCTCTTCCCGGCGATCGACCACACCAATGAGCAGGAAGTCAACAACACCTTCCAGAACCTCACGGTGAAGAACGTCTGGCGCGCGGCGGGCGTCGCGGTCTACGGCGGCGGCGGCAACACCTTCAGCAACCTCTACATCGCCGACAGCCTGACCTACCCGGGTATCACCATCGGGTCGCTCGCCTTCGGCGGCATCCCGGCGCTCGGGTTCGAGTCCACACCGCAGACCACCTTCTCCAACATCTCGCTGGCCAGGGACGGCGGTCACTTCTGGGGACAGCAGGCCTTCCCCGCGCTGTGGATCTTCTCCGCGGAGTTCAAGCTCCAGGGGCTGCGGATCAACAACGTCGACATCACCGATCCGACGTACGCGGGTGTGATGTTCCAGACCAAGTGGAACGGCAGCACCTCGCTCAACCCGATCAGCGACACGGTCTTCACCAACCTGTCGGTGACCGGCGCCCACAAGAGCGGAGACGCCTTCGACGCCAAGTCGGGCTTCGGACTGTGGGCCAACCCGCAGCCTGAGGCGGGACAGGGCCCGGCGGTCGGCTCGGTGACCATCAACGGGCTGCACGAGAGCGACAACGCGGTGGACATCCAGAACACCACCTCCACCTTCACCATCAACGTCAACAACTAG